A single region of the Thermotoga profunda AZM34c06 genome encodes:
- a CDS encoding metallophosphoesterase has protein sequence MRCFFLFFILTIFFSQCLSFQIVFTSDLHETLNVDGFGPAGLIEWLSGIDRDKTLVLDGGDLFDSKIQLPFVGDRRSSVLEYVKKVGYDAMVLGNHEYYFSHKWLQEYKKINKSLIGANVQDLEPFRIFDIDGVKIAVIGLTTIQHLANRVEYHNDLPKDPFESLRKVLETLPKVDYIICLNHLQHESDIKILESFPKIDLILSGHDHRGPELKKIQNSYLFEAASHAESIYLIDVDPIKKNVTYEKLKLPTNYILRDNTVGTLLLAGVLIGIFSILWVFF, from the coding sequence AAGTGATCTACATGAAACTCTAAATGTGGATGGATTTGGACCTGCTGGTCTTATCGAGTGGTTATCGGGTATAGATAGAGATAAGACCTTGGTTTTAGACGGTGGAGATCTTTTTGACTCAAAGATTCAGTTACCTTTTGTGGGTGATAGGAGATCATCAGTTCTGGAATACGTAAAGAAAGTTGGATACGATGCCATGGTTTTGGGTAATCACGAATATTATTTTTCTCATAAATGGTTGCAAGAATATAAGAAGATCAACAAATCATTGATTGGAGCAAATGTTCAAGACCTTGAACCGTTTCGCATATTTGATATCGACGGCGTGAAAATCGCAGTCATAGGTTTGACAACGATACAGCACCTTGCCAACCGTGTTGAGTATCACAACGATTTGCCAAAAGATCCTTTCGAGTCACTGAGAAAGGTTCTTGAGACTCTCCCAAAAGTTGATTACATCATCTGCTTGAACCATCTGCAACATGAAAGTGATATAAAAATTCTTGAATCTTTTCCAAAGATCGACTTGATTCTGAGCGGTCATGATCATCGTGGACCTGAACTCAAAAAGATTCAAAATAGTTATCTTTTTGAGGCGGCTTCTCATGCTGAATCGATCTATCTCATAGACGTTGATCCAATAAAGAAAAATGTTACGTACGAAAAACTCAAATTACCAACTAATTATATCCTTAGAGACAATACAGTCGGCACACTTTTGCTTGCTGGCGTGCTCATCGGTATTTTTTCAATACTCTGGGTATTTTTCTAA
- a CDS encoding ZIP family metal transporter — protein sequence MNGLSRGILYSAVAGMATGLGALPFLFIKKAASEKFIDSSLGFAAGVMLAASAFSLVIPSMELGGPIKFAVGFMLGGLMVDLIDKFVPHEHFMKGHEGLESRRLKGIWLFVIAITIHNFPEGMAVGVSGFTPHAFSVAMAIGIQNIPEGAAVAASLINAKYSPMKAFAVSFLTGLVEIVGGAIGAIITRFSSLLMPYLMALAAGAMVFVISDEIIPETHLKGKERLTTYWVLVGFTCMSVLDLILG from the coding sequence ATGAATGGACTGTCAAGGGGTATTCTCTACAGCGCAGTTGCCGGTATGGCGACAGGCTTAGGTGCCTTACCCTTTCTTTTCATCAAGAAGGCGGCGAGTGAGAAGTTTATAGATAGCTCACTCGGTTTCGCGGCGGGTGTAATGCTTGCCGCGAGTGCCTTTAGTTTGGTTATTCCATCAATGGAATTGGGTGGACCCATCAAGTTTGCAGTTGGATTCATGCTCGGTGGTCTCATGGTAGATTTGATTGATAAGTTCGTTCCACATGAGCATTTTATGAAAGGTCATGAAGGACTTGAATCTCGTAGACTCAAGGGTATATGGCTATTTGTGATAGCGATAACGATACACAATTTTCCAGAAGGTATGGCAGTTGGTGTCTCTGGGTTCACTCCCCATGCTTTTTCAGTGGCAATGGCGATAGGTATTCAAAACATCCCAGAAGGCGCGGCAGTCGCAGCGTCGCTTATAAACGCAAAATACAGCCCAATGAAAGCCTTTGCAGTGAGTTTTCTGACAGGTTTGGTAGAAATAGTCGGAGGAGCAATTGGAGCTATCATCACTCGTTTTTCATCTCTCTTAATGCCATACCTAATGGCTCTTGCGGCTGGAGCAATGGTTTTTGTGATAAGTGATGAGATCATACCGGAGACTCATTTGAAAGGTAAAGAAAGACTAACCACTTACTGGGTCTTGGTTGGTTTCACGTGTATGTCTGTCCTTGACCTAATCTTGGGTTAG
- a CDS encoding iron-sulfur cluster assembly scaffold protein: MAYSERFKELFMHPRYAQEIDYTHTAEVVYPDHGDRVRIFLKIENYQIKDIAFKASGCPRVIASAEAVCRLANGKHIDFVKTLNEEHVRQEMEFYDKGFDCIKAPLEALKKAVSKIES; the protein is encoded by the coding sequence ATGGCGTATTCAGAGAGATTCAAGGAATTGTTCATGCATCCAAGATATGCTCAGGAAATAGATTACACACATACTGCAGAAGTCGTGTATCCAGACCATGGAGATAGAGTCAGGATATTTTTGAAGATCGAAAACTACCAAATAAAAGATATCGCATTCAAGGCTTCTGGTTGCCCAAGGGTGATAGCCTCAGCCGAGGCCGTGTGCAGACTGGCAAATGGAAAGCATATCGACTTTGTCAAAACATTGAATGAGGAACACGTTAGACAAGAAATGGAATTTTATGATAAAGGCTTTGACTGTATAAAGGCTCCTTTGGAAGCTTTGAAAAAAGCTGTCTCAAAGATTGAATCATGA
- a CDS encoding cysteine desulfurase family protein translates to MRVYLDHAATTPVFEEVAQEVVKVLTENFGNASSLHSHGQQAKQIYEQARTTIANHINVSPEEIFFTSGGTESDNIAIMGFLRANFPNGGHIITTQIEHPAVLQVARELEKHGYRVTYLKPTFEGYITPDDFEKAIRKDTVLASIMWVNNETGVIQPIEEISKIARKYGIVLHSDAVQAIGKLKIDGSLVDMLSASGHKFYAPKGCGFLYVNRSVKLDPIIYGGGHEKGLRSGTENVPGAHGMAVALNVIEKNYSEWSKKIQSLKKKIIDAVSQLSDYHINGDRTIFSHINISFKGIHGETLATALDMRDISVSTASACSSHHKMVRSHVLESMDLDDWMIDGAIRITLGYDNTEDEIEYFIQVLCEEVKRLRRI, encoded by the coding sequence ATGAGAGTATATCTTGACCATGCGGCAACAACACCAGTCTTTGAAGAAGTAGCCCAAGAAGTTGTAAAAGTTTTAACTGAGAACTTTGGCAATGCCTCGAGTTTACATTCCCATGGTCAACAGGCAAAACAAATCTATGAACAAGCCAGAACAACCATCGCAAACCACATAAATGTTTCACCCGAAGAGATTTTCTTTACATCTGGCGGGACCGAGTCAGATAACATAGCTATCATGGGTTTCCTGAGAGCGAACTTTCCAAATGGCGGCCATATCATTACAACTCAGATAGAACATCCAGCAGTCTTACAAGTGGCAAGAGAACTGGAAAAACACGGTTATCGTGTCACATACCTAAAACCAACTTTTGAAGGGTATATCACACCAGATGATTTTGAAAAGGCTATTAGAAAAGATACCGTCCTTGCATCTATAATGTGGGTCAACAATGAAACGGGTGTGATTCAGCCAATTGAAGAGATCTCAAAGATAGCAAGAAAATATGGAATAGTTCTGCACAGTGATGCAGTACAAGCAATTGGAAAACTGAAGATAGATGGATCACTCGTCGATATGCTCTCGGCATCTGGTCATAAATTTTATGCGCCAAAAGGTTGTGGCTTTCTATACGTGAACAGATCTGTAAAATTAGACCCGATCATCTACGGCGGAGGTCATGAAAAAGGTTTGAGAAGTGGTACAGAAAATGTCCCTGGTGCACACGGAATGGCTGTCGCACTGAATGTGATTGAGAAAAACTATTCAGAGTGGTCCAAGAAAATCCAATCTTTGAAAAAAAAGATCATCGATGCAGTATCACAGCTTTCTGATTACCATATAAATGGTGATAGGACTATCTTTTCTCATATAAATATCTCTTTTAAAGGTATTCACGGTGAAACACTGGCAACAGCACTTGATATGCGTGATATATCTGTTTCGACGGCTTCTGCGTGTTCTTCACATCATAAAATGGTTAGATCTCATGTACTTGAGTCAATGGATTTAGACGATTGGATGATTGATGGAGCGATTAGAATAACACTTGGATATGATAATACTGAAGATGAGATAGAGTATTTTATCCAAGTATTGTGCGAAGAAGTGAAACGATTGCGAAGAATTTGA
- a CDS encoding iron-sulfur cluster assembly scaffold protein NifU produces the protein MLKYTELVMDHFKNPRNLGKIEDADAQATEGSIACGDMMTVYLKIEDDRIADIKFESYGCAANIATASMMTEVVKGLSLEEAKQITWKEIVEKLGGLPQVKYHCSNLAVDTLRKAIKTYEESTSRSVKDESIS, from the coding sequence GTGCTGAAATACACTGAGTTGGTGATGGATCATTTCAAAAACCCAAGAAACCTGGGTAAAATAGAAGATGCAGATGCTCAAGCAACTGAAGGTAGCATAGCCTGCGGTGATATGATGACCGTCTATCTGAAGATCGAGGACGATCGCATTGCAGATATAAAATTCGAGTCTTACGGTTGCGCGGCGAATATTGCCACTGCCTCCATGATGACCGAGGTTGTCAAGGGGCTTTCTCTTGAAGAAGCAAAGCAAATAACATGGAAGGAGATAGTGGAGAAACTCGGTGGCTTACCACAAGTAAAATATCACTGCAGTAACCTTGCTGTTGATACTCTCAGAAAGGCAATAAAGACATATGAAGAATCAACATCAAGGAGTGTAAAAGATGAGAGTATATCTTGA
- a CDS encoding cysteine desulfurase family protein: protein MRVFLDNCRTTRIIPEVAQVVLDYMTDKFARPDGLYQSAQEVYDDIVNAREFFAKSINADSAEEIIFTSGATESNNLAILGVARANKNKGNHIIVSALEHGSVMSIVSHLKEEGFEVTTIPVDNEGFIKLDELQKAIKPSTILVSVIAIGHFVGSIMPLEEIGKLLSQQDHKIYFHTDAAEMYAKFPVDVKKMKIDLMSVSGHKFHAPKGVGFLYMKKGVKITPIMYGAESFDKRRPGGENVPAIMGMKKAAEIAIQNMDSTFENLRTLQRYFIDRVESEIDHVILNGPRDDRRTPYNVNFSFKFIEGEAISLALSMEGVEVATGSACASEKLEPNYAILAIGGDHERAHGSIRFTFDRFTTKEQIDYTVEKLKSVVSWLRKISPIKAGR from the coding sequence ATGAGAGTTTTTCTCGATAACTGCAGAACTACGAGAATAATACCCGAGGTTGCACAGGTAGTTTTAGATTACATGACCGACAAATTCGCAAGACCAGATGGCCTTTATCAATCTGCGCAAGAAGTCTACGATGATATAGTGAACGCAAGAGAATTTTTCGCCAAATCGATAAATGCAGATTCTGCAGAAGAAATAATATTCACCTCAGGCGCAACAGAATCAAACAATTTAGCCATTCTCGGTGTTGCTCGAGCAAACAAAAATAAAGGTAATCACATAATTGTCTCGGCGTTAGAGCACGGTTCAGTTATGAGTATAGTGTCTCACCTAAAAGAAGAAGGTTTTGAAGTTACTACAATACCCGTTGATAATGAAGGATTTATAAAGTTAGATGAATTACAAAAAGCGATCAAACCATCTACGATATTGGTGAGTGTTATAGCTATAGGTCATTTTGTTGGATCGATTATGCCACTCGAAGAAATTGGAAAGCTCTTGAGCCAACAAGATCACAAGATATATTTTCACACCGATGCCGCTGAGATGTATGCAAAATTTCCAGTCGATGTGAAAAAGATGAAAATCGATCTGATGAGTGTGAGTGGCCATAAATTTCACGCACCAAAAGGTGTTGGGTTTTTGTACATGAAAAAAGGAGTAAAGATTACGCCCATAATGTATGGTGCAGAGTCTTTCGACAAGAGAAGACCTGGTGGAGAAAATGTCCCTGCAATAATGGGAATGAAAAAAGCTGCGGAAATCGCCATTCAAAATATGGATTCAACTTTTGAAAATCTCAGAACACTGCAGAGATATTTCATAGACAGAGTAGAATCGGAGATAGATCATGTGATTCTGAATGGACCAAGAGACGATCGCAGAACACCTTATAATGTCAACTTCAGTTTTAAATTCATAGAAGGCGAAGCCATAAGCTTGGCTTTGAGTATGGAAGGAGTGGAAGTTGCAACTGGCTCAGCTTGTGCTTCAGAAAAATTGGAACCAAATTACGCAATCCTCGCCATCGGTGGTGACCATGAGAGAGCGCATGGGTCGATCAGATTCACCTTTGATAGATTCACAACAAAAGAACAGATAGATTACACAGTAGAAAAACTGAAGTCAGTTGTCTCGTGGCTCAGAAAGATCAGCCCTATTAAGGCTGGGAGGTGA
- a CDS encoding purine-nucleoside phosphorylase, with translation MNQYVEKVKSAVDFLKQKSGVAPQIGIILGSGLGKIADVLQEPKKFHYSDIPGFPISTAPGHKGELIFGKLNNKDVVLMNGRFHYYEGYSMQEVTFPIRVMQLLGVKYLFVTNASGGLNPVFDVGKPMIITDHINFMGDNPLIGPNVEEWGPRFPDMSEPYDKELIKLAKRAAREEKIDVYEGVYVAVTGPNFETPAELKMFRNLGADAVGMSTVPEVIVARHAGIKVLGLSAITDRAVPEDLKPLSAEEVLEIAEKTGEKMARIILRVITYL, from the coding sequence ATGAATCAATATGTGGAAAAGGTGAAAAGCGCCGTTGATTTTTTGAAACAGAAGAGTGGTGTAGCTCCTCAGATTGGCATAATTCTTGGCTCGGGTCTTGGGAAAATCGCTGATGTATTGCAAGAACCAAAGAAGTTTCATTACTCAGATATACCAGGTTTTCCAATATCTACAGCACCTGGACATAAGGGTGAACTCATCTTTGGGAAGTTGAATAACAAAGATGTTGTTCTAATGAATGGGAGATTCCATTATTATGAGGGATATTCCATGCAAGAAGTGACATTTCCCATTAGGGTTATGCAACTACTCGGTGTGAAATATCTGTTTGTGACAAATGCATCGGGGGGATTGAATCCAGTTTTTGATGTTGGAAAGCCAATGATCATAACGGATCATATAAATTTCATGGGTGATAACCCATTGATAGGACCGAATGTTGAAGAATGGGGACCTCGATTTCCAGATATGAGTGAGCCGTACGACAAAGAGCTGATCAAACTCGCAAAAAGAGCAGCTCGAGAAGAAAAGATAGATGTTTACGAGGGTGTCTATGTGGCAGTAACAGGTCCAAATTTCGAAACACCAGCGGAATTAAAGATGTTCAGAAATCTCGGTGCCGATGCCGTTGGTATGTCAACGGTCCCAGAAGTAATAGTCGCAAGACATGCCGGTATAAAGGTACTCGGTCTCTCTGCTATAACAGATAGAGCCGTACCTGAAGATCTGAAACCTTTGAGTGCAGAGGAAGTCCTTGAAATAGCTGAAAAGACTGGAGAAAAAATGGCTCGAATTATTCTGAGGGTTATAACTTACCTGTAG